A genomic stretch from Halogranum gelatinilyticum includes:
- a CDS encoding tubulin-like doman-containing protein, with product MAVNNNGEYRAQIPDTIIGIGGGGKSVVYTLLDQDWILKEALEPRDDTATPGFNPVVVDSESGAGNNDDSLAKEYSERIDEFATSLGHNANSSELTYINTVEESSVQDTVSLTDGTPVNEIARASNLRSWWVDDSDRMIDTDDNFAEGVNRRRALSKAFFHGTRANRDPFNEVVNHAGTSVYIVVGLGGGTGSGTFLDLARRFDDNTSVHLFGILPGQNAGSQEDANAHAALSELEYLSLTDNLPFDNVVIVPFAPATDYGDFDEAVVNAMISHANIAEQGVINNHADFFNPGEGAAVKKFAPFTIAVPKTFHIDVPEIEEAAEKVESYVTRIEGALDTEEALYNRIESILLRPEDFAEERTGAFETGSLPGDVREAQDALRESLDGGSPESTLFQLDTGEAERLEERLNNLRSLLEKEIFDDLNFLGPAGLANKIDNTEDQLDVQREDVNDVEYFERLVDKLYRVFETLSVEDILDAGNRNVDQTDRELTKQLKREILLIGKRSTFLRALHVIEDDKPLRRGLQAAIGPKVENFAIVDDADRARRDLLSAESREQNCLEALESALTDSQDELERALEEWETSVEPDVDRLLYIDSHRDEIEELLAKLNRKIGQAVTDLKRPGNEAPARQPLDFDEFGKLNNMLKSAGGERVPQDAILTSLKNLSNMRRAKIEDEDGGGYIPFLGSNNNNSDPEGDYENALINVNDQLFDTEPEFQRSFDVTFVGEEAIESRLDDVDKARREAVEAILEDLDSYTQQTVGFEELVDDPSDLAKCEFDITLGLKRHQNDYKHTLKSELNRTFTETTTSSLLRDLTRSDDGQRGSSEIDNVVRQALSAAIVDPIQDSLESRRASLVDDQIRLSLFDSVRDLVNEEGKEFTNNRSIEISLDVSFSEQARAANPHKERISPHNRGTFVGYDDIEAADILDNDREMERLLAKFSQQATSIAAGDDIAPILNPSLRRHKGKKVSNASPYYEGQVIKSVFLSRAFGESQQANANLTLFNDELKNNGFDGIRFQENMEFYNEMQVAYGAPWDITMTTFVGGVFLDNLAPAGSVRSGYLQAYRGQRDEFGEDIIVRHVHGLDGHDKYLDLDFNEGAYVYRDELVNVLGDERDLFTLGNEDDIANELIEKYTVTRFDSPVPLEE from the coding sequence ATGGCTGTCAACAACAACGGGGAATACCGTGCCCAGATTCCCGATACGATCATCGGGATCGGGGGCGGGGGCAAATCCGTCGTGTACACGCTTCTTGACCAGGATTGGATCCTCAAAGAGGCACTGGAACCTCGTGACGATACAGCTACCCCGGGGTTCAACCCCGTTGTCGTCGACTCCGAGAGCGGAGCGGGCAACAATGACGACTCGCTGGCTAAAGAATACTCGGAGCGGATCGACGAGTTCGCCACGAGTCTCGGACACAACGCGAATAGCTCGGAGCTCACCTACATCAACACCGTCGAGGAGAGTTCGGTCCAGGATACGGTTTCGTTGACCGACGGGACACCCGTCAACGAGATCGCCCGCGCTTCCAACCTCCGCAGTTGGTGGGTCGACGACTCCGACCGGATGATCGACACCGACGACAACTTCGCGGAGGGTGTCAACCGACGTCGGGCACTGAGTAAGGCGTTCTTCCACGGAACCCGAGCGAACAGAGACCCGTTCAACGAGGTCGTCAACCACGCAGGGACCTCCGTCTACATCGTCGTCGGGCTCGGTGGGGGGACTGGTTCGGGGACCTTCCTCGATCTGGCCCGGCGGTTCGACGACAACACCTCGGTCCATCTGTTCGGAATCCTCCCCGGTCAGAATGCCGGATCACAAGAAGACGCCAACGCCCACGCTGCCCTCTCTGAACTCGAATATCTCTCGCTCACCGACAACCTCCCGTTCGACAACGTCGTCATCGTCCCGTTCGCGCCGGCGACGGACTACGGCGACTTCGACGAGGCGGTCGTCAACGCGATGATCTCTCACGCCAACATCGCCGAACAGGGAGTAATCAACAACCACGCAGACTTCTTCAATCCCGGTGAGGGAGCGGCAGTCAAGAAATTCGCCCCGTTCACCATCGCGGTCCCCAAAACCTTCCACATCGACGTTCCAGAGATCGAGGAGGCTGCCGAGAAAGTTGAGTCGTACGTGACCCGAATCGAGGGCGCGCTCGACACCGAGGAGGCGCTCTACAACAGGATCGAATCGATCCTCCTGCGTCCCGAGGATTTCGCCGAAGAGCGCACTGGAGCGTTCGAAACGGGGAGTCTCCCGGGCGACGTACGAGAGGCGCAAGACGCGCTCAGAGAGAGCCTCGACGGCGGCTCCCCCGAGTCCACGCTGTTCCAGTTAGACACCGGTGAGGCCGAACGGCTCGAAGAGCGACTCAACAACCTGCGTTCGTTGCTCGAAAAGGAGATTTTCGATGATCTGAACTTCCTCGGACCGGCAGGACTCGCAAACAAGATCGACAACACCGAAGACCAACTCGATGTCCAACGCGAAGACGTCAACGATGTCGAGTACTTCGAGCGCCTCGTCGACAAACTGTATCGGGTCTTCGAGACGCTGAGCGTTGAGGACATCCTCGACGCTGGAAACCGTAACGTCGACCAGACGGACCGAGAACTGACCAAACAACTCAAGCGAGAGATACTCCTCATCGGGAAACGGAGCACCTTCCTCCGAGCACTGCACGTAATCGAGGACGACAAACCCCTCCGACGTGGGCTGCAGGCGGCTATCGGCCCGAAAGTTGAGAACTTCGCCATTGTCGACGACGCTGACCGCGCACGGCGGGACCTTCTGAGTGCGGAGTCCCGTGAGCAGAACTGTCTCGAGGCACTTGAGTCGGCACTGACTGATTCACAGGACGAACTCGAACGAGCCCTCGAAGAGTGGGAGACGTCCGTCGAGCCGGATGTCGACCGGCTTCTGTACATCGACTCACACCGCGACGAGATTGAAGAACTCCTCGCGAAGCTGAACCGGAAGATCGGACAGGCCGTCACCGACCTCAAACGTCCGGGGAACGAAGCACCCGCCCGACAGCCACTGGACTTCGACGAGTTCGGCAAACTGAACAATATGCTGAAATCCGCTGGCGGCGAGCGCGTCCCCCAAGATGCCATTCTAACGTCGCTCAAGAACCTCTCGAACATGAGGCGGGCGAAGATCGAAGACGAGGACGGTGGGGGATACATTCCGTTCCTCGGAAGCAACAACAACAACTCCGATCCGGAAGGCGACTACGAGAACGCCCTCATCAACGTCAACGATCAACTGTTCGACACGGAGCCAGAGTTCCAGCGGAGCTTCGACGTTACGTTCGTCGGGGAGGAAGCCATCGAGAGCCGACTCGACGACGTCGACAAGGCCCGGCGCGAGGCAGTCGAAGCGATCCTCGAAGACCTCGACAGCTACACCCAACAGACCGTCGGGTTCGAGGAACTCGTCGACGACCCGTCGGATCTCGCGAAGTGTGAATTCGACATCACGCTCGGACTGAAGCGCCACCAGAACGACTACAAACATACGCTGAAGAGCGAGCTCAATCGAACGTTCACTGAGACGACGACGAGCTCCCTCCTGCGGGACCTGACTAGATCCGACGACGGGCAACGCGGTTCGTCGGAGATCGATAACGTCGTCAGACAGGCACTCTCGGCGGCTATCGTCGATCCGATACAGGACTCGCTAGAATCCCGACGGGCGAGTTTGGTCGACGACCAGATCCGGCTGAGCCTCTTCGATTCCGTCCGCGACCTCGTCAACGAGGAGGGCAAAGAGTTCACGAACAACCGGAGCATCGAGATATCGCTCGACGTGAGCTTCAGCGAGCAAGCGCGGGCAGCGAACCCGCACAAAGAGCGAATCTCTCCGCACAACCGCGGGACGTTCGTCGGCTACGACGACATCGAGGCGGCCGATATCCTCGACAACGACCGGGAGATGGAGCGGCTGCTGGCGAAGTTCAGCCAACAGGCCACTTCCATCGCTGCAGGCGACGATATCGCGCCGATACTCAACCCAAGTCTCAGGCGACATAAGGGAAAGAAGGTCTCGAACGCGTCACCGTACTACGAGGGACAGGTAATCAAATCGGTATTCCTCTCCCGGGCGTTCGGAGAGTCACAACAGGCCAACGCGAACCTGACGCTATTCAACGACGAACTCAAGAACAACGGCTTCGACGGCATCCGCTTCCAAGAGAACATGGAGTTCTACAACGAGATGCAGGTCGCGTACGGCGCGCCGTGGGACATCACGATGACGACGTTCGTCGGCGGGGTCTTCCTTGACAACCTAGCACCGGCCGGAAGCGTACGGAGCGGCTACCTGCAAGCCTACAGAGGCCAGCGTGACGAATTCGGCGAAGACATCATCGTCCGTCACGTCCACGGTCTCGACGGCCACGACAAGTATCTCGACCTCGATTTCAACGAGGGCGCGTACGTGTACCGTGACGAGCTCGTCAACGTCCTCGGAGACGAACGGGATCTCTTCACTCTCGGTAACGAAGACGACATCGCGAACGAACTCATCGAGAAGTACACCGTGACTCGCTTCGACTCGCCGGTGCCGTTAGAAGAGTGA